The Xiphophorus hellerii strain 12219 chromosome 22, Xiphophorus_hellerii-4.1, whole genome shotgun sequence genome has a window encoding:
- the perp gene encoding p53 apoptosis effector related to PMP-22: MFRCGLAYPRCRWIMPLLLIFAIIFDIIAIAAQSGWIQDRDNTHYSSMWKDCRRMGDESDCMSLMDESWARAVAALMIIGLLILIIAFVVSLVALCNEVSVGACIAVGVLLFIVALLQFIGLIIYPVNFNDRIFEGEYEYTWAYGFGWGATIICLGCSFIFCCITSCIGKINGDEKIEYCITR, translated from the exons ATGTTCCGCTGTGGGCTCGCCTACCCACGGTGCAGGTGGATCATGCCCCTGCTGCTGATTTTCGCCATAATTTTTGACATTATCGCCATCGCGGCCCAGTCCGGGTGGATCCAGGACCGGGACAATACTCACTACTCCAGCATGTGGAAAGACTGCCGACGGATGGGCGATGAATCGGACTGTATGAGCCTCATGGACGAGA GTTGGGCTCGGGCCGTGGCAGCGCTGATGATTATTGGCCTCCTCATCCTTATCATTGCTTTCGTCGTCAGCCTCGTTGCCCTGTGTAATGAAGTCAGTGTGGGCGCTTGTATTGCCGTGGGagttctgctttttattgttg CGCTCCTCCAGTTCATCGGTCTGATCATCTACCCCGTCAATTTCAACGACAGGATCTTCGAGGGCGAATACGAATACACCTGGGCCTATGGGTTCGGGTGGGGCGCCACCATCATCTGCTTGGGCTGCAGTTTCATCTTCTGCTGCATAACCTCTTGCATAGGCAAGATAAACGGAGATGAGAAGATTGAGTACTGCATCACTCGTTAG
- the LOC116713614 gene encoding transmembrane protein 26, with protein sequence MGLFSFLSAIITRALFILLSLVAVWRVIWVKKHPYYWLLTLLFLPLVVEMIITLRKRKGLDYKWFSPTIFLFLISIIPSIWILELHHQQNRKQDGKCNYEFFTGMNESSGNSTISDSLKRLHHVLSNFCQDSWILALHQILLILLIIGKWLLPLGGGITRDQLSQLLLILVGTAADILEFNSETLADVKENSRELVYVILGVWTWSMLQFPCHLCVVGPMTDQAADESVQGDSLWSNRSTDLWSIVETLFIHDGPFLVVRLIVMIHFGTFHQMLVFFAFKNFLVVILNMYRLCVLYHDFKSSVHSPVGDRAD encoded by the exons ATGGGTCTGTTCAGCTTTCTGAGTGCCATCATCACCAGAGCTTTGTTCATCCTGCTTTCACTGGTCGCAGTCTGGAGGGTGATATGGGTCAAAAAACATCCATACTACTGGCTGCTGACTTTGCTCTTTCTGCCACTTGTTGTTGAAATGATAATAACACTGAGGAAGCGAAAAGGACTGGACTACAAATG GTTTTCTCCcacaatttttctgtttctcattaGTATCATTCCCTCCATCTGGATCCTGGAGCTCCACCACCAGCAGAACAGAAAGCAGGATGGCAAG TGCAATTATGAGTTTTTCACTGGCATGAATGAATCATCAGGAAACAGCACAATAAGTGATAGTTTGAAG AGACTTCATCATGTGTTGTCAAATTTCTGCCAGGACAGCTGGATCCTTGCTCTTCATCAGATTCTGCTCATCCTTCTCATCATAGGGAAGTGGCTTCTCCCTTTAGGAGGCGGGATCACGAGAGATCAGCTCTCTCAGCTTCTGCTCATTTTAGTTGGCACGGCGGCGGACATCCTCGAGTTTAACAGTGAGACGCTGGCCGATGTAAA AGAGAACAGTCGCGAGCTGGTTTACGTCATTTTAGGTGTCTGGACTTGGAGCATGCTGCAGTTCCCCTGTCATCTGTGTG TGGTGGGGCCAATGACCGACCAGGCAGCGGATGAGAGCGTCCAGGGAGACTCCCTCTGGTCCAATCGCAGCACCGACCTGTGGAGCATCGTGGAGACGCTGTTTATCCACGACGGTCCCTTCCTGGTGGTCCGGCTCATTGTCATGATACATTTTGGTACTTTTCACCAaatgcttgttttctttgcctttaaAAACTTCCTGGTTGTCATCCTGAATATGTACAGGCTGTGTGTTTTATACCATGACTTTAAGTCGTCCGTGCACAGCCCAGTGGGGGACAGAGCAGACTGA